The window CGTCTACAAGGAAATGCCCGACCACCTGCGTCGGCAGCGCCAGGAACTGGGGTTATAAGCCATGAACGATCACAGCAAACTGCAAACGGAGAACGCCGTGGCCACCAGCACCATGACCATGATCCAGGCCCTGCGCTCGGCCATGGATGTGATGCTCGAGCGCGACAGCAACGTGGTGGTGTTCGGCCAGGACGTCGGTTACTTCGGCGGCGTGTTCCGCTGCACCGAGGGCCTGCAGGCCAAGTACGGCACCTCGCGGGTGTTCGACGCACCGATCTCGGAAAGCGGCATCGTCGGCGTGGCGGTGGGCATGGGCGCCTACGGCCTGCGCCCGGTGGCGGAAATCCAGTTCGCCGACTACTTCTACCCGGCCTCCGACCAGATCGTCTCGGAAGCGGCGCGCCTGCGCTATCGCTCGGCCGGTGAATTCGTCGCGCCGATGACCCTGCGCATGCCTTGCGGCGGCGGCATCTACGGCGGCCAGACCCACAGCCAGAGCCCGGAAGCGATGTTCACCCAGGTCTGCGGCCTGCGCACCGTGATGCCATCGAACCCCTACGACGCCAAGGGCCTGCTGATCGCCGCCATCGAGAACGATGACCCGGTGATCTTCCTCGAGCCCAAGCGCCTGTACAACGGCCCGTTCGACGGCCACCACGAAAAGCCTGTCACCCCCTGGTCGAAACACCCGGCCAGCGCCGTACCGGATGGCTACTACACCGTGCCGCTGGACAGCGCGGCAATCACCCGCCCCGGTAGCGAAGTGACCATTCTCACCTACGGCACCACCGTCTACGTGGCCCAGGCCGCCGCCGAGGAAACCGGCGTCGACGCCGAAGTCATCGACCTGCGCAGCCTGTGGCCGCTGGACCTGGACACCATCGTCAACTCCGTGAAGAAAACCCGTCGCTGCGTGGTCGTGCACGAAGCCACCCGCACCTGCGGTTTCGGCGCCGAGCTGATCGCGCTGGTGCAGGAGCACTGCTTCCACTACCTGGAGGCGCCCATCGAGCGCGTCACCGGGTGGGACACGCCCTACCCGCATGCGCAGGAGTGGGCGTACTTCCCGGGCCCGGTTCGGGTCGGGGCGGCATTGAAACGGGTCATGGAGGTCTGAATGGGTACTCACGTCATCAAGATGCCGGACATCGGCGAAGGCATCGCAGAAGTCGAACTGTCCCAGTGGCACGTGCAGGTCGGCGACCTGGTGGTCGAGGACCAGGTGCTGGCCGATGTCATGACCGACAAGGCCATGGTCGACATTCCCTCGCCGGTACACGGCAAGGTGATCGCACTCGGCGGCCAGCCGGGTGAAGTCATGGCGGTGGGCAGTATCCTGATCAGCATCGAGGTCGAGGGCGCCGGCAACGTGCGCGAAGGCAGCGAAGCCCCCGCCCCCAAGGCGGCGCCTGCACCGGTGCCGCAGAAGCCGGTCGAGGTCGAAGCCGTCGAGCCTGTCGCCAAGCCGGCAGTAGCGGCAGTCGCCCCTGCGCCCGCCCGTACAGCTCCGGTGGCCCGCCAGCCCGACGAACGCCCATTGGCTTCGCCGGCGG of the Pseudomonas vanderleydeniana genome contains:
- a CDS encoding alpha-ketoacid dehydrogenase subunit beta, with amino-acid sequence MNDHSKLQTENAVATSTMTMIQALRSAMDVMLERDSNVVVFGQDVGYFGGVFRCTEGLQAKYGTSRVFDAPISESGIVGVAVGMGAYGLRPVAEIQFADYFYPASDQIVSEAARLRYRSAGEFVAPMTLRMPCGGGIYGGQTHSQSPEAMFTQVCGLRTVMPSNPYDAKGLLIAAIENDDPVIFLEPKRLYNGPFDGHHEKPVTPWSKHPASAVPDGYYTVPLDSAAITRPGSEVTILTYGTTVYVAQAAAEETGVDAEVIDLRSLWPLDLDTIVNSVKKTRRCVVVHEATRTCGFGAELIALVQEHCFHYLEAPIERVTGWDTPYPHAQEWAYFPGPVRVGAALKRVMEV